TGAGCTGATGGATCTGTGATCAAACTAACCACCCTAGATGTATTGCTTTTTTCGTGTCCAACGTTCCTGTTCAAAACAGATTCCAAAACAAGTAATCATATGGAAATTTATTACGATTTAAATAGGATAACATAGCTATTTCCGATCCAATTCCTGACTTTCTAATGGCTATGTTAAATTTTCCCCACCCAATGTAGCAATATTTTGTGCTTTGGCGATATTTGGGTTTTCTTGATCATCTCATTGAATATTATCTTTGATAGTTTTACTCCTCAATTAGGTTATTAATTGAACCGGTTGAGCGTGGTACGCGTTCCACGAATCGATCCAAATTTATACTTCTTCATAATAACGGAAATGATGGTCAGCCAGGCTGTGTGCCATTAATAACATGGGTCCAGGACTATTACGCTGCAACATCACTGTATTTTATCTCTTGCATTGCCCCAGTTTATCTTTGAACGTTCAGCTCAAATATATCAATTGCTTCGATATCATACGCCGGCAACTTTCTTATTGAGATTCAATAGCTCGTAATACCGGGCTGATTCAAGCATGACCTTGAAACCGTGAATATTCATAATAAATGTTTTAGTCCCAATTTACCATGAAATGCAGAAATCCCTTCTGTATTTGACTTCTTACATGCAAACAAACACATCTCGGTTACAGCTCAGATTCCATCCAAACTCCTTGCTTGTGAATCATCCCTCTGAGTTAAAAAACGTTTTGGAAAGACTTTTTAAATCAATTATATACAATGATCGCGTCAATTATCACTTCCTTTAGCACAAGTCTAGATCAAGTGAAGCCTCTATTTCTGCATGTTCGGAAGCTCGGTCTTGGAAGACAAAATAACCGTTCGGGACACATTACAACCATTTGAGACAATTGCATTCATTAAGGGGTTAACTCCACCTGTTGCGCAAAATATAAGtcattttcatgaattttttcctcAAGAAAATTACGAAACTCTTTTAAACAACCATTATAACATACCATcttaaaatgcatacaatgaacAACTTTCAGActcgttagcactgatgaagggaacaagtggttcccaaaatatatatggcaagaccaataaataacccTAGCGaatggaaaacaagtcgggaaacaggaagctggacgcttcaggtatgaagggttttgtgtattccttttttaaagacatttgtatatgaatttgGCCCATTACTACGTgtgcgtaatatatgcatgtgagaatatccacattcaggtgatatgatagtcttgaatttgcaaagaagcgacaactttcacctattatCTTTTTGTTAGTAAAAgcgggatttccatcaaacttggtaggatcatgttgcAATTTTGGGATGCTAGgaagaacttaaggagggtttacaCGcagttactgaaaattataataatatactattattaactttatttgaaaatacaTCGGcatgggggtatttcggagcctaggcaccatttagtggcagcctgctgatttttttagatttttcggcgggatagtttatgagaatgggtccgttaaagaaataatcactttcgaccccccgcactccccacctttccaacaaatgtcaaaactaaccccCCCTCACCCCTTAAagtcaatgtagaattatgtaactcactgtatgcgtgaacgttcacagttcccacctttccaccaaatttggcgcgtgtgacggacaaacaaacagacagacagacagtaaaccgatttaaataacttactcaattttcctaaaaatatggtaatatactattattaacttaatttgatcagatatcgatatggagagtattttgagggctgggcaccatacagaggcagcttcatgatttttttcagatttttcggttggatagtttctgaaaatgggtccgttaaagaaatcatctcttcccacccctcccactccccgcctttttaacaaatctcaaaactaagaccgacttcgaacagtactaatcgagacctttcatttgatatgactatatttgctgaaaaatttTACAACCCCGTTTtccatgcatggggacccccctaaacctcaacgtagaaggatatcactcactgcctgTCTGGAagtccacagtttccaccttctcaccaaatttcgtgtcaatttgtatagccgtttctgagaaaagtggctgtgacagacagacagacggacgtacagacaaacaaaaccttaaaaagtaaggtaatccagcagaatgtccaaATTTTCGCCTAATCAGGTTGCTGTTCCACACCATAAAAATTCTTTAacgcattcgcgaaatcgttcaataaATCAAGCCAAATTTGTCGCGAACTGTGggactactaacgcaatacacgctgcgcgattactcatggagaaacactgtgagaaataGCACCCGGATCGGGAGAAAGGGTTTGACCATGTACCACATGaacccatctggtatgctttacgactacacctagtaccagaggaatacgtgctctgggttcagttgctctatcaagatccgaaaagtaaaattcaaagtttggtgagtatatcaaaaccgcttcgcgtttctgttggtgttcatcaaggaagtgccctcccaCCACTCCCCATTGCTCTTGTTTTGAACaatgtcacacgggacatccaacataAAGTGCTCTGTACGGTTAAACGTGGAtttgaaaatctaaaatttaccgcagtatcgTCTGCCATGAAGGATATTAATCACTGCATGTCTGCGAGTCCACAGACCCACCCtttaaccaaatttcgtgtcaattggtatagtcttttcttagaaaagtgcctgtgacattTGGTTTATTTAAGAAAACGCTAGCGTTCGTACTAAAACAATTTGTTGTtggttgttaaggttttgtttccaaaaCAAAACGGGTtcactgtctttctgtctgtccgtctgtctgtctgtctgtctttctgtctgtgacaagcacttttctcagaaacgattataccgattgacacaaaatttagtgacaaggtgggaactgtggacccccagacatgcagtgagtgatatcctcctacgttgagatttaggggggctccccatacatgtaaaagggggtgtacaaattttttccaccaaatatagtcatgtgtaccaaatgaaaggtctcgattagtacttttcgaatccggtcttagttttgagatgtgTTGAAAagccggggagtgggaggggtggaaagtgatgatttctttaacggacccattctaagaaaccacccaaccgaaaaatctgaagaaaatcatgaagttgcctCTGTATTGATAATTTCGCCGATCTATGATCTAGCTCGGATATTCTATAAGGGTAAAGTCgacagtagaaaaagaagacgcggctGACACTGCTTTAAATGGAACCATTGTGCAAACCAAgatggcatttttttttttttttttaaataaatgagcAGAATCTTTTATAATTACATGTATGTTTTCCCCAACTAGGAATCGTATCCTACTCAATTACCAAGTGGAGTTTCTGGGCAGATTTTTTTACGTCCTATGGCTTCCATGAAGTATAGTTAGCAGATGAAGAAACATTGAAACAAAATCAATTTCTCGCGCATCATAATGCAACATCATCAGATCCCTTTGAATTTGAGCCCGATGCTTTACGGTGGTCATTAACCCAAAAAAGTATGGATTTCCTTGGTTTAAGGGTTTACAGTTGCCGCCAACAACTGAAGATATGATTTTCGATGATGGGGATTCGAAAGATAATTTTTAATTCGGGGGTATTGATTCtaagaaatttatttaactATTTATTATTTCATCCGGACCAAtcctatgaccgagaaaaatGGTGAACCCGATCTGAATAAACCGACCTTGTTACCGAACCGGAAATGGTAGAGTAACACGCGTTTTTATTTACAACTGACAACGAGATCTCCGTATATAATAGCCTAAAGatagtgatttgaaaaaaattttgaacgaACAAAAATTTAACATCTTTTAGAAGTGTATATCTTCTCAGTTGCCTTCTGAAAATTTAATATTAGGTTCTTGTGATATTTAAAACAATTCGAAAACCGGAGGCTCGGCACATCAggcatgtaagaatatttgtctCATTTGTTTCTGCATTTAGTATTGTCTTGCTGGTGATACTCACTTTAACAGTTTTAGATTGAagtaaatttgcataaaaaaaaCTTCTATTATAACTTTCGACAGTACCATGCGCTTCAAGcatagaaggttttgtgtattttttataacaATATTTCACCTGATATCTGTCCCttttgtacgtagctcgtaatgtttatgcatttaacaTTCTTTTTAGTGTGATGCTGACGTTAAGTGTTTTAAATTGTagtaaatttgcataaaaaacAAATGTGACTCATTGCAACTGTAAATGGTGCGTGCGATTGGTGGTGGTGGGTCTTCTATGATTCtaagatgaaattaaggggggacTATCAAGTCAAATGCTAAAGAAATAGTCTTCACTGCATGCGAGATTTCGAataataaccgtttctgagaaaacgaCTGTGGCAGTTGTTTACAACTTTCagccttttgatattttttcggCATCATCGATTTTGTGTgatatttctttgttttttacCAATTTTGACACCACAGGATTGAATGATTAGAAATCATCCTCagacaataataaataaatgagtcggaaaccggaagctcggccttTCAGTaattaaataatatataataataatcgttgacccaataatccatattggatcagggccttgaagtatgttagagcacttcattcaagaacgttATGGTACACTGCACGATTACAGCaccctgtaagaggcaatgcggtcagcattgcgctcgcccgagattattacccgaaTTTgattcaggcactcattcacaactgagtcgactggtatccgacgtcaaatgacgatacaaattccgctgccaTCAATGCGATTTAAACcccgacctttcgtacgacaaccGGACACGTATAATTAAATATGATCAAAAGACCTCCACAAACATTTGGCTTGACTCTGGGGAATCAAACATCGTTATCCACACTTGCAATTACGTTAGCCTGTTCTGAACATGCAAGCATAAAGGACAGACTTTTTAAAGGCAAACCCATGCATTGACACATGTGGAAGCATTGCATGCAGACCTACACAAACGTTGCCAAACCCTCTATACACACATTTGAATTTGCGATGGCTTGGTGATGTTTGGCAAGCATGTGGATCCGGCATAAAAATTCTGATTACAGAAGTCTCGAAGTTTCTAGTGAAAAGGGCTTTTCAACTCTCAAGTTTTTACGTAAACCAGTTCGAGTAAGTCTAAACATACACGTAGCAATATACATCTAATTGTGGCACCGCTGTCGGCCACTACGCcgccatcttctttttcttctccttACCACGTGCCATGCAGTGCAAAGTGTGAGCCGCAATCGTGCTGAAATTAGTGAACCCCGAAGTTAGGATTCCGTCAGTATGTCATGCGAAGACGATGTACCGAACAGCATGGACGACGGCGCGTCAAATAAGGTGTCGGAACCAATTCGACCACGTCCTCTCAGCGCTCGACCATGCAACAGTCCAGGAAATTGCGGACATTCTTTTAAATTCTCCGGAAGTAGGAAAATATGAGTACCTCAAGATAGAAATTTAAAAACGTTTGACCGACTCGCAGCTACATAAGTTCTTCATCGAGCTCGAGCGAAGACAACAACTGTCGCATCTTCTACGCAGCATGAGAACATTGGCAGGATCCGCTGTACCCAACGACCTCATAAGAATATATATATTGCCACCAGCCATCGTGCGCACGTTAAAAGTATTCAAATCATCTACCCTCGATGAACTGACTTCATTGGCTGACGAGCTCGTCCATGACTTTCCGCCCACCGCAGTAGTTAGCACGTCATCAGTCGCGACCGCGGGTCAGCCTCCCACGGTCAAATTCCTCGTTCAGGATATGGCAGCCATGTGGGTCTCGATGGCTCAACTCATCCCCTCACCCACAGGCAAGAAGAAACCCGACATTAAGGGCACCTCACATCGAGATTTTGATCCCGACCACGCAAGAGATCGGCAACACGAAGCACATATGCGCACAAATTTTGTTGGTTCGGTAGGCCCCCTTGCATCATGAACAAATCCACCAGAGCGCCGGAAGCAGTTTCGTTACCCGACCAGCAAGCAGTTACCGTCGGGGCTCAGTTCAAAACCACCCCGTTTTCCGAACTGGCCAAACTCTTGGGACTCTCGAAGATACGCACCACACATTGCCATCCACAATCAAATAAAATCGTAGCGCGCACCCACCGCACGCTAAAAGCAACCGTGCGAACCAAGGACGCCATGACCTAATCTGCTTCCTCTAGTTTTCCTTCACATTCGCACCACTTTTCAGAAGGATTTGCAGGCATCCCCTGGAGAGATGCCTTACGACAATACACTCAGGGTCCCGGGAAAATTCTTTTCCACTCAGAGGCCTCCATACGCCTGCTTTTCTATATTTGTCGAGAGTTTCCGCAGCTTTGCGCAGACTATTAAGCCGAACATATCCCGGAGAAGTCAACGTTCTTTTTCAAAGATCTACGCCAATGTATGTTTTTGAAGAATCGAGACCATAAGAAAGCCCCTGAAACCGCCCCGCCACTGAACAAAACCGCGCCGCCGTCGACAACATTTCGTAAGCCTCTTCTGCACACAACACCGcggaaaaatagaaaacaaagaAGAAGTCTATGATTTTCGCAAGACCACAGGTGCGCCCGATCCCATCTGTAtacaagttaaaaaaaataaattaaataaacctTGTGGAGAGAATTAGAGCGCAAGTTTTACATAACGGGTTGGGAAAAGCTCAAGACTAAATCCCAAATAATGTCTTCGGATATAACAACTTCATACACGAAAAAAAGCATTTGACTTTGACTATGATTATGATCGTAGGATAAATCATGATTGATGGCAGATTAGCCGCGATTTAACATCCCCAGCGATTGCCAATCCGCTTCAGACTaccgttttaaggttttgtttagaaCCTAcaaagtgatcacttttttaacggaaactaccaaacccaaaaatctgaaaaaaatcaataggctgccgctaggcttcgaaataccctccatacccatatctgttcaaataaagtcattaatattatattactgcaattttcagtaattggctgcaaaacccctttgatttcatcctagcaccacgaaattttgcagcaatgcagGCTATaaaagcatgatcctgccaagtttggtagaaattgcactattactaacaaagatataataggtcaaaattgtcacttttttgaaaattcaaggctttgaaagtggatattctcacctaatatatgcatatattacgtgctacgcactaatggaacaaatgcatacTCGCATTAAAAGGAATAAACAAAACCtctcatgcctgaagcgtccagcttctggtttttcgacttgttttagttttcCAGATTGtatatattcaattattttttttatttattatttacaaagtgcTGTTATCAAAATTACCTGCACTTAAATTACCAGCTAACTAATTAATTtcgggtcactacattcaggctGTCGCACTCATCTTAATATGCTGGGTTTCCGTCGAACGGTAtgctcacaaaaaaagtttcttAACTCCTAACCTAAGCTATAGGTCATTGTACTCTGTTACGAAGTGATGAAAGTTGAACATTAAATAAAGATATTCAAATTTATGTAACAACGAGTAATCCTGTTTGGTAAAATGTCCttttatttcgaattttatGCTAAAGAAGACAAGAATTCCACCTCTCCCTACCCTTCTGCTATATTTCCACTTACGTCACTTTCGTGGTACCAATATGTACGCTAAGTGAAGGTTTTTCTGTATTAATAATTAAAACGCTCATACAAGTATACCGGTGTTTTGTAACTCTCTGTACATGACATAACGGTATCATTATATGAATTAAACAGTTCTCAATTTATTATCACCTATTATAGagacattttcaaggttttgtttcacacaaaacgagTCGATGTCAGTCTGTCGGTCTGCCTGTCAcatctgatttattcggaaacggctagaccgattgtcacgaaaattggtaagagcatgtggtctgttgttcgcTTTGCATACAGCGCTAtttttaagtttaagggaggggtTTAAGGGCGGCTCGCAGAGTGTAGCGATGTGGGGTAGCAAataaaagggttcaattagtgcCTTTCGGAATggtgtgagggctcaaaatatgacccccaaacaGTGTAACAGGTGTCGCtgtcagaatctatccaaccgaaaaatctgaaaaaaacacaatggtgtatctaaatgaaatccaagtctcaaaatacatcccattcccatatctgaacaagcggtattcaatatacgtactttatatgtacgtgtgtatacttttatgtatgaagtaaatcgaaaataggtgtacgatcaatttatatataaaatgcagtattcggtaataggcgatgtttgtttgtttaccgTGAACATAATATCTACATCTGTAATGAGTACGTAttccttgtagtttgaaaaaattatgaagaaatattttgtgtttttagcgatacacgaatggaaaaatgtgcgtaagaagtttctcacaataagatgaacacaaaacctttatacccgaagcgccagcttccggtattccaacttgcttaaattttatttcagaTTGTTACAATCCGAACCGGCGGCCTGGCATCTGCATATCTATATTTCAGTGCCCGACTCTTTTAAATCTTATCACTCAACAGCCGGTGAATGAGGAAGATAGGAGGTTCCTTGTTGAATCTCAATGTGATGACGGCCCCGGAGAACCACCGTTTGTGTGTTGCAACAACGACATTGGGTTTTTAAGTGGCCCTATATCATCTAGCATTGGAACATATGGCAAAGGAGTAGGGAATATTATACCACCACCACCAACATGCGGGACGCAAGGAAATAGCAACGAAGTACCCCAAGGTGAAATTGAAACTAGTGATACTTTCCCGTGGTTAGCCTTGTTAGCCTATGTTACAGGTGAGTATCGATTCAACTTATAATACTTTCATAGAGTCAGCCAATTTGTTTATCAGATAAAGGCACTTCATCCCTAAGTTGCGGAGGATCTTTAATAAACAACCGATATGTTCTCACAGCGGCGCATTGCGTTAAAGGAGCTGTAGAAAGAATGATTGGCCCCCTGTAAGTATCGTTGCCCTTTAATTGGATCATAACATTATTTCCTGAGAAGTGTTTCATGATAACGCTTGTTCATGTTCTATAAGTCAacctaaataaaattgaattacaGTTACGCTGTTCGACTCGGACTGGTATCCCTCAGCGATGACTTCGCAAACTGTACCGAATCCGATCCAGCTGGATGCATAGAAGTGGGCATCGAAGAAGTTATTGCCCATGAGCTCTATAATGCGAACTCAGCAAATCGCTACCACGATATAGCTCTAATTCGCTTAAGCCGCGAGATACCGTACTCGGATTCTATTAGGCCAATATGTTTGCCTGCCACGGTAAGCTTTGAAAGGTCGGCGATCAACACAGAACTTCGGGTAGCCGGGTGGGGAACTTCCCCGAGAGGTAACTAAAACCgttgttattatattttctttcttgTTGTAACACACAGTTATACACATAACTTCAATTCTAGGAAGTCAGGGTCTCGTTAAGTTGGACGGCACGATTCCTACCATAAGCTTGGAGGATTGCCAATCCATGCTCCAAGCGACGAACGTCACGATTGCAGAGTCTCAAATTTGCGCTGGCGGACGTGACGCGGATGATAGCTGCAGTGGAGATTCTGGAGGTCCCCTCATGGCACGTATTCGCAACCACTGGGTAATTGAAGGAATCTTCTCCTTCAATGATAATTGTGGAGGCTTTGGCTTATGGCCAGGAGTATACACGAGAGTTTCCGGCTACGGAAATTGGATAAGGAGGCATATGAGACCCTGAACAATTTTCCTATATACCTGcagaaaaaaaactttacacaCAATGTTTCTGACAATGAATGGTTAGTGATGGACatgtgaaatttattttatatttggtTTCAAGTGATATTAAAATTTGTATTATTTCTTTTAAATGCTTAAGTTTCTAATAAATGCATTCACGTTTATCCAAATTAGAAGACTAGCGATTTGGGGACTATAGCCCGTAAAATAAATTGCTTTAACGAGCCCTGATCCCTAAGCCAATCGATTTAAATTACTGCAACAAATTTTTAACAGCGTTCACCCTTTTTTCCGGCTCCACACGAGCCAATTACTTGAATCTTGTTATACGCGCGATTTCCTTATCGCCTTCAAATTGTATTTTTCAACCACACGCATAAAAATAAATCACATCATCGTCACCCTTTTTCGAAGTAACTCCATAAAAGGGtttcaataataattaaaacttaGGAGAACGTAAGGGTTAAATTGGCGTCTTGGAACCCGACCGCACTCACGTCACACCCAATAAAACAATTGTTTCGCGGCGTCACCAAGGAGAGTGTGCCACGGTTCTGGCGTGACGCAAACAGTGAGCCAACCTGCGGCGCTTTATCTTCGGCAAAACATTGGAAGGCACAACGACTTCCAACAAAACGATGAAAACCGTTTCAAATTAGAAAGGGTTGAAAATCTGAATAAGAAATCTCATCcctaaaaaaataattcagtGAAAGTATCACACTAAACGGCGCATCTACATATCTTGTTAAGACATCAAATTCATTGTTGGAAAGGAAAT
The window above is part of the Hermetia illucens chromosome 3, iHerIll2.2.curated.20191125, whole genome shotgun sequence genome. Proteins encoded here:
- the LOC119652944 gene encoding serine protease 7-like isoform X1; its protein translation is MKEIAITLLLVCAKVIGQNHTPASGIPTCLNFISDCYNPNRRPGICISIFQCPTLLNLITQQPVNEEDRRFLVESQCDDGPGEPPFVCCNNDIGFLSGPISSSIGTYGKGVGNIIPPPPTCGTQGNSNEVPQGEIETSDTFPWLALLAYVTDKGTSSLSCGGSLINNRYVLTAAHCVKGAVERMIGPLYAVRLGLVSLSDDFANCTESDPAGCIEVGIEEVIAHELYNANSANRYHDIALIRLSREIPYSDSIRPICLPATVSFERSAINTELRVAGWGTSPRGSQGLVKLDGTIPTISLEDCQSMLQATNVTIAESQICAGGRDADDSCSGDSGGPLMARIRNHWVIEGIFSFNDNCGGFGLWPGVYTRVSGYGNWIRRHMRP
- the LOC119652944 gene encoding serine protease 7-like isoform X2; protein product: MKEIAITLLLVCAKVIGQNHNCYNPNRRPGICISIFQCPTLLNLITQQPVNEEDRRFLVESQCDDGPGEPPFVCCNNDIGFLSGPISSSIGTYGKGVGNIIPPPPTCGTQGNSNEVPQGEIETSDTFPWLALLAYVTDKGTSSLSCGGSLINNRYVLTAAHCVKGAVERMIGPLYAVRLGLVSLSDDFANCTESDPAGCIEVGIEEVIAHELYNANSANRYHDIALIRLSREIPYSDSIRPICLPATVSFERSAINTELRVAGWGTSPRGSQGLVKLDGTIPTISLEDCQSMLQATNVTIAESQICAGGRDADDSCSGDSGGPLMARIRNHWVIEGIFSFNDNCGGFGLWPGVYTRVSGYGNWIRRHMRP